The DNA sequence AGTTTCAAAGTTTAGATCTTTTTCATGTCCAAAGCTTTGAGTTTTATCTGTTGAGctttttttgtttatatgattttgCAGTCCATCAAGTTCACCATGAATGTTGTTAAAGGTTAGCATCACGAAGGATTCAAACAAAGAGAATTAGGAGCCAACATACAAGTGAACAGCTTGACACACCGGGAAGAACATTTGAAAAGTGCAAATGAAGTttagtctctttttttttttttgttaaatctaATATATCTTTTGGGCCATGGATTCCTTACTCCTACATTTTTGTAGGAGTATCATTAACCTgcatcaaaataattataaaatataccccgttttttttttttgtaaaaattactAATTGCATTTTGATCCCtctaattattagttttttaactttattctttttcctttcattctCACATTAGAAGCATTCAAGCattcagagaagagaagaaaaggtcTGCTAGGGTTTTATACAATTTCAATTCCTGCATTTCtcgcttcttcttcctcttcctctgctGCAAGTCTCATTAGCATTATCCTCGCTGCCGCAACACGCCTCCGCGCGCAACCTGCCGCCGCCGCCCACGACGCTGCCCCCGCCGCGCAAGACGCTTTTCTCCACATGTAATAGATGTATTGTAATTTATCATTTGTTGTTTTGCTATATTTGCAGTTGGCTTTCAACTTTTTTTCCCCCTTTGAATATTTGGTTTCAaccattttgttaattttaattttcggtTTAGGTTGAAGACATACTTGGAGAGCATGCTGATATTTTTATTGAGCACTATTACATAAAGCAGTCTGGTAACTGTGACCTATCTAGCATGAGCGATCCTCACGATGAATTCAAGGGAAAGAATGTCCTGATTgagagaaaaaaatcaaaagatcCTTCAGAGATCACATCAAAGTACAGCATGTCAATCGAAACATATAAAGATATTCTTGGAGAATGTAGGCGTAAGCTGTTCGAAGTAAGGTCAAGGCGGGCAAGGCCACATTTGGATGATAAAGTATCCCCGTAAATATGGTTACTAATTTATTTAAGAATCTTCTATTATGATACTGGTTTCAACTTTTTAGTATGAGTCTCAAGAGATCCTATGCTTCTAGGTTATTGTATCTTGGAATGGACTGGCTATCTCATCTTTTTCCAGGGCCTACAAGATTCTCCTGGGTGAAGCTGAGGGTACTAAATTCTATTTTCCTGTTGTTGGCACTGAAGTAAGTTTCCCCTTATAAAGATGTGTCCATATATGTAATTAGAGAGGCTTTGATATTTTAGTTTTGCCCTTTTGCTGAATGACTTTTGGCATTTAAAAAGATAGAAGACACACTGCTTTTATATCATGGATATCTGTAAATTATCCTATTATGGATAAATTTTATATTGTTGTGTTGATCAAAATGGGAATTGGCAGTTTATGAGTTAGTTGGCATTGGCAGTTATAAGGGAATTGTGGATGAAGCTTGTTAAAGGAACACCTGGAGACAATtagatcctcttctttttttcaGTTTTGAGTAATTGCTAATATATTCAACTTTCTCCTTTTTGTTTTGCAAATTCCAGCCAAAGGAATACATGCAAATTGCGGAAAAAGTAGCATATATTCAACTTCCTTGCTGCTAAGAAAATTAAATATCTTACTATATATATAGAGTTGAACCTCGTAAAATagatagttgagagtcgttatttttttttgtaggtaTGATATTTGATATGATATGAAGCAGCCGAAGAAAATTCATAGTCCAAACGGAAGTgcagtatatattttttatgttgtatatTCTTTATGTTGTATATTCTAGTAAATCAACAGAGAATTAAaactttatattaaattaatgtaCTAGCAAGAGATGATATAAGACCAAATGCTCTGAATAAGAAGACAATTCCAAGTCGAAAGAGTTGTTACAATTTATATATGAAGGCTGGTGTATGTGTAGCAATTGAAGAGTATGCAACTTTTGTGTGACTCTACTCTTACATTCGACAAGTGGATTCATACTCATTTTGACAAGTTACGTTTTGTTGAATCTATACTAGATCCACAACAATACATATCTGTTGGAATTCATTATCGCTTTCTTGTCTCCTCAGATCAGAGATGCCGcttcatgaatttttttttataagaaaagtataaatagacaatgagaatactaaacaatgtgaataatgaatatattatatgtttaatttaataaatatgcagataattatgtttgttattcttatgtttgttatttttaattgaatggtTATTTCTTTTGATATGCATATGCCCCTCGATGACACTAAATTCAATTAAACCAAAGAAGTAATAATATATCTCTTAAGAAGAATCGAGGGATAAATACATTACTGACAAATCTTGGATATTAAGCTTCATAAACCTAACTACTAACTGTTATATCAGATTCATCCATGAAAGTATTGGATTTTCAATGTGTCATGAACATTAAATCTGTTTGCATTCTCACTGGTGGCTGAATCATGAATTCTCAGCCTATCAAATTTGGTACATCAATTCTGATCCAATTTCTATAACAGCAATATAAGAACAGAAGATAACAAAACAAAAGGCTAAAACAGAAGTATCTTATTACAGATTTTAACTAAATACATTTCAATAGGAGGGTTATTTTGTTATTCTCATGTTTTAAGAAGGATGGACCTTGCCAGAAGAGATTCCCTTCCAAGCAGATTTCATGGAAGCAGTGGCTGAATTGAGTGCAGCCTCAATATACTTCTTGGAAGCAATGGAGGCAGCTTTCTCCATCAAATTTCCCATCTTTCTTGCACCCTCAGCAGTGTTAACTAGGCTCTCCATTTCAGCCTTTGACATGCTCTCAAGCTCCTCTTCGAAGCGCCGGAACTCGTCCATGGCACTTTCCGTGACAGAATCAAGGTAGTCCTGAGCTTCCTGCATGGAAACCTCAGCCTCTTCAACCTCTTTCTGTTGCTCAAGTTCTGCAGCTGCCCATGCCTTGTATGACTCAATCTCAAACAGCTTCATGAGGACGATTTTTATGGTCTAGGAAACTGTTCACTTTCTCTTATCTCTCTGAAAATTGAATCCCTTGAGGTACAAGGCTATAGTTGGATCAGGGTCCCTGAAACCGGGCATTTGAAGAAGCTTTCAATTTCCAACAGTTCGGGTAATtgatatttaaaaagatttatagCTGACATCGAGTTCCCAGAGGGTTCTGCCCCATCATGGTCTTCTTTCACACGGAGAAGAACTGAAATATCCACCTGCAAGTATTATTGAAATATCCACCTCCATCCCCATCAAGAAACAAAGCATCCTGCAAGTAACACATCTCAGGAGGAACTCGATGTCTGGCAAAGCACCGTGAAATTTCTTTCAGATTCAGATATCAATCTTTACCTGAGTGCCCTGCAATTCAATTGCCCATTGAAGCCAGTTGATTCCACCACCAAATTCATAGAGATCCAGTAATCCAGAGATCAGAAAAGCATAATCATCCAAGAAACCAGGTGCTTTAGATGGAGAATTTCTGAAACTATGGTTCAGCCTTTGGGTTTCAGCATTGTGAAGTTCCTTCTTAATAAATAATGCTGCTTTTTCCGCAATTTGCATGTATTCCTTTGGCTGGAATTTGCAAAACAAAAAGGAGAAAGTTGAATATATTAGCAATTACTCAAAACtgaaaaaaagaagaggatctaATTGTCTCCAGGTGTTCCTTTAACAAGCTTCATCCACAATTCCCTTATAACTGCCAATGCCAACTAACTCATAAACTGCCAATTCCCATTTTGATCAACACAACAATATAAAATTTATCCATAATAGGATAATTTACAGACATCCATGATATAAAAGCAGTGTGTCTTCTGTCTTTTTAAATGCCAAAAGTCATTCAGCAAAAGGGCAAAACTAAAATATCAAAGCCTCTCTAATTATATATATGGACACATCTGTATAAGGGGAAACTTACTTCAGTGCCAACAACAGGAAAATAGAATTTAGTGCCCTCAACTTCACCCAGGAGAATCTTGGAGGCCCTGGAAAAAGATGAGATAGCCAGTCCATTCCAAGATACAATAACCTAGAAGCATAGGATCTCTTGAGACTCATACTAAAAAGTTGAAACCAGTATCATAATAGAAGATTCTTAAATAAATTAGTAACCATGTTTACGGGAATACTTTATCATCCAAATGTGGCCTTGCCCGCCTTGACCTTACTTCGAACAGCTTACGCCTACATTCTCCAAGAATATCTTTATATGTTTCAATTGACATGCTGTACTTTGATGTGATCTCTGAAGgatcttttgatttttttctctcAATCAGGACATTCTTTCCCTTAAATTCATCGTGAGGATCGCTCATGCTAGATAGGTCACAGTTACCAGACTGCTTTATGTAATAGTGCTCAATAAAAATATCAGCATGCTCTCCAAGTATGTCTTCAACCTAAaccgaaaattaaaattaacaaaatggtTGAAACAAAATATTCAAAGGGGAAAAAAAAGTTGAAAGCCAACTGCAAATATAGCAAAACAACAAATGATAAATTACAATACATCTATTACATGTGGAGAAAAGCGTCTTGCGCGGCGGGGGCAACGTCGTGGGCGGCGGCGGCAGGTTGCGCGCGGAGGCGGCAGGTTGCGGTGGCGGCGGAGGCGTGTTGCGGCAGCGAGGATAATGCTAATGAGACTTGCagcagaggaagaggaagaagaagcgaGAAATGCAGGAATTGAAATTGTATAAAACCCTAGCAgaccttttcttctcttctctgaatGCTTGAATGCTTCTAATGTGagaatgaaaggaaaaagaataaagttaaaaaactaataattagaGGGATCAAAATGCAATTagtaatttttacaaaaaaaaaatggggtatattttataattattttgatgcAGGTTAATGATACTCCTACAAAAATGTAGGAGTAAGGAATCCATGGCCTATCTTTTGAATCAAATCCAATAgtaaattagtaatattttttagttgGTTATGCAAAACTTTAGATGTTTTATTTTGCAGATTACATAATGTACTTTTTTTATCATGTCAAAATTTTATGAACTCAATCCTAGAAGTTTTAATTGTAGATTCTTTTGGGGATAATAAGTTTCTCCTGCAGACTTCAGATGCAAGGTACAGAATCCAGTGAATTTGTCAAATGAGTCTTGTAAAATTTCTGTTTGTCTGTGTTATCGAGCAATGTgtgcttattttattaatcttatatctaatttagttttaaattattgGGACGAAAATACATAGTGAATAGCTTTTAAAGAGAAGCAGAATTAGTATCAGTAATTTTGTCAAGAAATTTTTTTGCACGCTACTTTATTGTACTGAACTGTCAATTACTATAGATAAATAtagattttataaataatttttagcaGATGGCCTATCCTTATAAGATTAGGTACATTCAATGAAATTAGAGTCATAAGCTTTAACTTAATGTCATACTACTAATTAGTAGTAACCAAGGATGTCAGTAAATTATTGGATTTCAAAACCGTTTAAACAAAATTCAAGAGGAATCCTAGGCTCAAAGATAGAACTAACAAACAAGAATTCAATCAGATAGAATCTTTGACCAACAGCCGTTAATTCCCAACAGTCTTCAGCAATTACATAAGAACCAAGCAGAACAAAACAGAGCTTGCTTCTATGGATAACAACCAGAAGAGCATCAACGAGCTTCTCCCTCTGGAGTTGCTCCAAGCAATCTTAGTGAGGGTACCAGCCAAGCATCTCTTTCCTCTCAGGTTCGTTTCTAAGCTATGGCTCTCTCTCATTTCCGATCCAACCTTTGTGGAATTTCATTTTCACCACACTTCAGAATTCACCATCCCTTCATACTTCTTCGCCCATAATGATCAACTGGTTGGGTCCGTTGACCTACACGCACTCTTTCATGGTGGTGCCACCCTTGACACCTCAATAGAAAaattctctctccctttcccatGGAAGAAGAACACACGTTCCAATTTACTTGTTCTTGGATCATGCAGAGGGTTTGTATTGTTACGCCACTATCCATATTATATTATTCTATGGAATCCAGTGACCCAATCCCACAAAAAAATATCTTACTATAATgctgttaaaaaaaataatattattcatgGCATTGGTTATGATGCATCAAATGATGATTACGTAATAGTTATATTCTCTAAGGAAAACCAGCCTCATTGTTTTTCTTTGAGGACTAATTCATGGACCAAGATTGATGTTGCACCCCCCACACCTTTGATAACCTACGAGTTTATACCTTGGGGGTTGTTCTTTAACGGAGCTATACATTGGTTGTCTTATCGACCTAGCAATCGAGATATTCTAATATTTGATGTGAGGAAAAGGAGATTCTCAAAGATACCTTTACCTGAACAAAAACTAACGTGGTGGCCCTCCAAACTCGTGATATTAGGAGGGTGCCTAGCTTTGAATTTCTTCGACTACCGTGATAATAATAAAAGAACTCAGGTATGGGTGTTGAAGAAATATAAAGTGCCATCATCTTGGATTCTTCTCTACGAGATTCCTCACCACTGCATTTCTTTATTCTTATCTAATTACAGTGATGTTATTGTGTTAGATCGTGTCACTATGAATTTTGCCAAGTATAAACTTGAAGGAGAGAGGGTTCAGTGTTTTAAATACTTTAATTATAGTTTCTGTCACGTAATAGCTTTTGAGCACATTAGTACTGTGTATACTCCGAGTCTCGCCACACTCCCCAGCTGTGACAAGAAGAAATGGAAAAATGGTATGTAATAATTAATGAGCTTTATTTGCACCTTGTTATATATTCATGTTAATTTAATTGCTTAATAATTAATGTACGTGAGTTTTGAATCTTATTTATGAATAATTATTGAATTGTTTACTGCAGTTAGGTATTGGATTGAGTTTTGCTGGCGGATCTTTTCTCAGAAGATATCAAGTTTGTCAAGGATGATTGGAATCCAACTTAGGCATGCATGCATGTTGTTCTATTTTAAATAGATTGTAAGGTTGGCAATTGAGTTGAAAGTTTCAAGAAACtttagttttattctattttgctttaaagtttgaattttgtgtgttgttattgttattgtaatAATCATTCATTGTTTGATGAAGATAATGTTTCATATATATGAGATATGATGAaggtttaaattaaattaaatttaattccgTCTTAAACCAAATCCTCTAAACCAATTCAAGTGACCAGATTCGCATAATTTAGAGTGGATTCAAacctaatttttaattaaaaaaagtattaattgaattgaattaattttgaatttgatttttaaattcatataatccaatccaaacaacattatactattattaattattaaaattgatgaaagtaaatttttattttgtaaatatcaCTTGTTTACAAAATTCCTCATTTtgatttttcacaaaaaaaaaatttaactctttttaaattcattatttaggtttagaaggaaaaaaaaacacTTAGAAAATAAACAGAGGAGGAAGAAGATAGTGCATGTTTCAGTGTTCTGAGTATTCCAGTCATGAGAAAGATGGGGTTTCAACAGCCCCAAAAACATAGATGAATTTGTTACACATCATGACTTTAGAATGTTAAAATTTaacttaaaattcaaattaaaataatacatttaTTTTTTGTAAGGATATAATTAAAAGTGttcttattaaatattatatttcaaTATTTTGAGAAACTAAATTTTAGGTTCAAAAAATTTGGTATATGAGAAACTCTAAGGCTTAAAAATagaactaactaactaacaagaATTTAAGTCTGATAGAATTTGGACCAACAACCCTTCACAAATACAATGAAGCATTTACATAAGAATCATACAGAGCATGAAAACACTTAGCATGAATGGATAATAACCAGAAGAGCATCAACGATCTTCCTCTGGAGTTGTTCCAAGCAATCTTATTGAGGGTGCAGGCCAAAGATCTATTCCGTCTCAAGTTTGTTTCTAAGCTATGGTTTTCTCTCATCTCCGATTCAAACTTCGTGGAATTACATCTTCGTGgaaatttcaaaatcattttacTCCTTATAAGAAGTACTAAGTAACAGTTAACAGAAAAATTATTAAGTGCTTCTTATACAAAGTATAACTCTGATTCTAATGTGTTAATTGAACAAGAAGTTATTAACGAGTGTTTATAACAAATTAATTGaagagaataattttttaatgacTCTAATTAACAcaagaggagaaagaagaaataTTGTCCAATTCAATGAGTCGCTTTCTAGCTAGCTATACTGAAAAACAATCAACTAAGCATGCATATATTATACACATAATTTATGCTCAACCTCACAATTCAAAAAGCTCTGCAGTAAAGAAAACAATTGATCAAACTAAACTAATACTCGAAATAAAGATAAAcggaatattttcaaaaataaaaaatagtaaaatctagCACAAGAATATAAAGAATATGGACAAGAAAAGGAAGAGAA is a window from the Arachis hypogaea cultivar Tifrunner unplaced genomic scaffold, arahy.Tifrunner.gnm2.J5K5 arahy.Tifrunner.gnm2.scaffold_50, whole genome shotgun sequence genome containing:
- the LOC140172906 gene encoding uncharacterized protein, producing the protein MKLFEIESYKAWAAAELEQQKEVEEAEVSMQEAQDYLDSVTESAMDEFRRFEEELESMSKAEMESLVNTAEGARKMGNLMEKAASIASKKYIEAALNSATASMKSAWKGISSGKVHPS
- the LOC114927199 gene encoding uncharacterized protein, translated to MDSGVTIQTLCMIQEQFFNFILFPFILTLEAFKHSEKRRKGLLGFYTISIPAFLASSSSSSAASLISIILAAATRLRRHRNLPPPRATCRRRPRRCPRRARRFSPHVIDVEDILGEHADIFIEHYYIKQSGNCDLSSMSDPHDEFKGKNVLIERKKSKDPSEITSKYSMSIETYKDILGECRRKLFEVRSRRARPHLDDKVIVSWNGLAISSFSRASKILLGEVEGTKFYFPVVGTEPKEYMQIAEKAALFIKKELHNAETQRLNHSFRNSPSKAPGFLDDYAFLISGLLDLYEFGGGINWLQWAIELQGTQDALFLDGDGGGYFNNTCRWIFQFFSV